The Desulfovibrio sp. TomC genome segment TGCAACACATCGAGTCGCGGCTTGAGGCCGACATCGTAATAAGCCTGAGCCACCTTGTACTGAGATTCGAGGCGGGCCACCGAAGCCATATTGCTCTGCACGTTGGATCGAGCTTGGAGCAGGGCCAAGAAGGCCTGTTGCACGGCCTTAACCAAGGTCAACTCGCTGTACTTTACGTTGGCCTCAGCCTGTTCCTTGGCCAGTTCGGCCTTCTGGTAACTGGAGAGGAGTTTGAAGCCGGTGAAAAGTGGCTGGGTGATCTCCATTTGGAGCTGGTAGGAATTCTGCCAGTGTCCAATTTTGGGGGTGGTTGCCTTGGTGGTTGAGAGGTTGGAACCGGTCATGGAATTGATGACTTGCACCGAAGGATCGGTGATACTGCCTGTCTTGTATGTCTGGGTATCGACGCGCTTGTAACTGTAGCTGACTGTGCCAACCGGGCCGAAGTTGGCGAGAGACTGGCGACGGGACTGCTCAGAACCGGCATAAAGGGCACGAGCAGACTGCATCTGCGGATTGGCATCAAGACTACGCTGTACGCTCTTTCCCATATCAAACGCTACGCTATCCACGGATGGCACGAGAGTCTTGCCGGCCTGCACGGAACTAGCGGGAGGAGCGAGCAAACTCTCCTTGACGAACTCTGGAAGAGGAACATTTTGAACTTTCTCATCAAGTTCATCTCTGGGTGAATCGGAGGCCTTGGGTAGCGTTGGGTATCTATTCTCTACCCTTTTTTTGCCCCCAATATCTTTTGCATCCTGAGCCAATGCGTTGGTTTGGGGTAAAATCATGCACACCATGAAAGAAGCGAATAAAATGATTGTCAATCTAGTCTTGTTTATAATCATATCACGCTCGCCTTACCGTAATTGTTGTTAGATTTGCACAAGGAAAACACAGACATTTCAATTTGAGGTTAAAATCAATACGACACCACAAAAAAACCTAGCCATACAATTGCGTGCAGCTAACTTGCGAATAGAAAATATCTACATAACCAACAATTCGCCATCGCTATGGCGACTCAGCTGCCTTCGACATGATTTGGTCGCAAATCTTGTTAGCAAAGTCGCTGGATAAAAACCTTACCTGTTCATTGTATGAACAAGATATATAGTCTAGCAAATTTCCATCTTTATCGAAAAATTGCATTTCAAATGGAGCCTTTTTGTTGCTATTGCAGTCAACAAGGACGTCTGTTGTAAAATTATCTATCGGAGCCCTGTAATATCTGTTGCTGTCTCGATCAAATTGGCCGCTATTACGAAGCAACACTTTTGTTGTTAGTCGAACATAATTGCCAAAACTTTGAATGGATTGATCGTCATAGTAAACAACCATGGCGTCATCGAAACTTTTCCAGAGGAAATTCCACTCTAACGCGTCGGCATTTAGCGGCATCAATGCCAGCATTTGAAATACAATTATAGCTATACATGTATTTAAATAGGGCGTTTTACATCTTGCCCTAAAAAATTTCATCTGCATGCGTTTACCTCGCTGGTATTCTTTTACAATATTGGCATGTTAGTTTATCTTGAAAATTTTAAAACTTAGCTAAGCTAATAAAATACATTTAAAGTCACTTAACATCTAAGTACCCATTCATGGATACAGCCAGCAGAAATTTTTTGCATTTTTAACTTGAGTTGCTTTGATGACTATCAATGTAATGTCATCTTCAGATGTATCTGTCCCAACAAATTCGGATTGACTTGCCAGTAGTGCGTCAAGAATCGACTGAGATGAAAGCTCAGCATTGGATTTTATCACATCTTTGGTTCGATCTTTCCCAAACATTTCACCAAATGAATTCCTTGCCTCCCAAAGACCATCAGAACCAATGAGGAGCACTTGTCCTGGCAACAGCCAACAACGATCCTGCTGCAAAAAAGCATAATCCCTTACGACTCCTAAAGGGATTCCTGGACCGATTAACTCCGTGAATGTACTTTGTTCTGGATCGAACAACATTGCCGGGTCATGTCCGGCACGCACCCAGGAAATCATCCCAGCGGCACGGTCAAATTCCATATAGAAGAGGGTCATGAACCGACCGGTCCCATCCGTGTCCAACGTGAGGAAGCGATTCACCTCGCAAACCACTTCGGCCGGTGTTCCGTTTTGATTCGCTCGCAGGCGCAAGAAAGCCCGGGCGGTAGCCATAAGGAGGGCCGCGTCCAATCCGTGTCCGGAAACATCCCCAAGAAGCACGCTCAGACAGCCAGGATACCCATGGGCATCCTTGATCACATCATAGAAGTCACCGCCCACTTCCTCGCAGAACTTGGTCTGGGCGGCGATCTCCAGCCCAGCGAATTGGGGCAAACTCTCGGGAAGGAGGTTCTTCTGAAGTTCTTCGGCCAAAGCAATCGCCTCGATCAGACGAGCGTGATCCCGCAGACGAGGAACCATGTTGTTGAAAGCGTGTCCGAGGGAAGCCAGTTCATCTTTGCCGTGCGGCTCGACTTTAGTTTCCAGATCGCCTTGCGCTATGCGCTCCGTGGCGAGGGCTAAATCTCGTATGGGACGAGTGACCCGCCCGGCCACCCACAAGGCCATAGTTGCAATAATAGCCATAGCCGCCAACACGAAACGAAGAGATGTGTCAGCTTGTTGGGCCACGCGCTCTTCCAGGCGCTGTCGAGCCAGATTTGCTGTCTGCATCATATGGTCAACGGGTGCGACGATAACGAGGGCAGCCCCCCACTGGTCGGTCGGGGCGTAAGCCCAGAGTGCATCGCGGCCTTCATAGAAAGCTTGGCGGTAATTGCTCTTGCGCGAACGAAGGTCCTCTAACATTGCTCGGCCAAGCTGGGGATCGTCAGCACTGAGTCGAAGTTGGCCGGAAGGACAGCACCATGCGAATTTCGTGTTTTCAGGTGAGACTTCAGCAGAGGTGGCCTCGTATTGAGCGATAAGAGGGAGTCCTTGAGAGGTCCCCTCAGACGCATCAGTAGACACCAGAAAAGCCTTGATCTCCGGGGTGAGGCCTTGCGCTCGAAATGAATCCGCAAGCAGTCGGGAAAATGGAGCCATGATGGCCGTCACTCCCACGGTTCGACCACTGGCGTCCCGCAGTGGCATGGATACCGTGATGGTGACTTGGTGGGTAGATGGTTCAACGGAAGGAATAGTCCACACGAGCTTCCCAGAGCGCAGGGCATCCCGGTACCATTTGGCGTGGCGAGGATCGAACTGAGGTGGTAATGGATATCCCTCTGGATAGACCTGCATCCGCCCGTCCTCCAACGCGGTTACCTGCCAGCTTGTCAGCTCATGCACTGCTTCGGAAACTGTCAGACTGACGCTGTCCGTTGCATCCGGCCGACCTCCATTCTCGATGAATTGCGCGGCACGGTCGGCTTGGCTTGCAAGGGCCAGCGTCAGGAGACGTGCCCCCTGGTCGAGGAGTCGGGCTTGGTCTTCCACGGTGGTCAGCAGTTGATTTTTGGCATTTTCAAGGAGGGCCTCACGGGTGAGATTCCCCATCTCAACGCCGAGCTGTTCCAGGGCTCCCCCTCGGAGTGTGCGCAGAATACCCAAAGGAAGCAGTGAGAGGGCCAGTAGGAGCACCAATAATTTAAAACGAATACTCATACAGCACACTGCGAACCGCTCATAAGAATCGCACATAATCCTATGGGCAGGACGGAGCCCAGTTCGGTAGTGAATTCCTTGCTCACAATGACATACCGAAATACCAAAGTTTCTATCGGTTTTTTCCCAAATACTATCTCAAAATTATTGTTTTTTGGGATCGGTAGAAGGCACACTTACGGATACTGTGGACCCATTTTCAAACGATTCGGATGGGTTTACAATAATCCTATCCTTCAGTTCCACACCCGTGATTACTTCAATCATTTGCCCGAAGTCGCGTCCAAGCTTTACCGGCCGAACCTCGACCTGACCATCTTCCTTCACAACGCAAACCCTCGGCCCTTCTGCGCCGAACAGCACAGTGTTCCCAGGCAGGGTCAGGGCCGCCTCCGCTTTGGTCTCGGTGAAACGTGCCTGGGCATAGCTGCCGGCCAGAATTTCTTGTTTCGGATTGTCAACTTCGAGTTCGACCAGGAGGGTTCTTGAGTCAGACGCCATCACTCCTGCAGTGCGGACGACCTTGGCCGGGAACACCCGACCCGGCCGTTCCTGGACAGTAATCTCTGCATCCTGCCCAGTTCGGAAACCAAGGGCCATGCCCTGAGGAGCTTGAACAAATACCCGAAGCTTGCGTGTCTGCGCCAGATGAAAAAGCTCCTTGCCTCCGGCCGCCACGATGAGATCGCCCGAATCGATATTGCGGGCGGTTATCGTCCCGGCAAAAGGAGCCGTCAGGCGATTAAACGACAGCAGTTCTTCCAGTCGGCGCACTTCCGCACGGGCAGATTCGACGGCGGCGGCCTTGAGGTTGAAGTCTGCCTGCTTGTCCGCGTTCTCCTGAACACTCACGCTCCCGGACTTCACCAGGAGCGCCCAACGGTCGGAATACTGCTTGGCCGTCCCGAGAGCCGCTTGCGCCTGGACCAACTGACCTTGGGCGCGCGCGTACTCCTGGCGAAGTTCTGGCGTATCGATCTCAGCCAAGAGCTGACCAGCGACAACATTATCTCCGATATCGACATACCGGTGTTTGAGGTAGCCATTGAGGCGCGAAAAAATCGGTGTTTCGACCCAGGCTTTGATTTCAGCGGGAAGCGGCATGCCGGATGCCGCCGGGCTCGGTTTGGGGGAGACCACAGCAACGCTCGGGACGGAAAGAATTTGCGTTGTGGTGGCCAGGGCGGTTTTTTGCTGAGAGCGTACGAGAAGCCCGGCAACCGCCCCCAGAACCAACAGCAGCAGCACAAGAACAGTGGGCAGAAGCGAGAACTTTCTTGAAGATGTCTCGGACATCTTTTTCGGCCCGAAGCTTTTCGCTGATACGCTTGAATCATTTAGATTTGTGTGCATGATAACACCTATGAAGGTTGTGTTTCGGTTGAAGCGGACACATCGAGCGGTGTGGCGGCCGGGGTACGTCTGTGGAGCAGGCTAAAAACCACGGGAACGAAAACCAGGGTCGCCACGGTGGCGAAAACAAGGCCGCCGATGACCGCGCGGCCGAGGGGGGCATTTTGCTCGCCGCCTTCACCGAGGGCGAAGGACATAGGGAGCATGCCGATGATCATGGCCAGCGCAGTCATAAGCACCGGACGCAGACGGCCCACCCCGGCTTCCCAGGCGGCAGTCAGCGGGTCCACGCCCTGGCTGATGGCGTTTCGCGCGAAGCTCACGACAAGAATAGCGTTTGCCGTGGCAACGCCCAGGCTCATGATTGCCCCCATCAGGGCCGGCACGCTGAGTGTGGTGAAGGTCAGGTAGAGTCCCCACACCACACCAGCTAGAGCGGCGGGCAGCGCGCAAATAATGATGAACGGATCGAGCCAGCTCTGGAAATTGACCACCAGCAGCAAATAGATAAGGACCACCGCCAGCACCAACCCGAGGCCAAGCCCGGTGAAGCTGGAGTGCATCGTGTCCGCCTGCCCCCGGAGCATGATGGAGCTTCCTTTCGGAAGCTCCTTTTTGGCCTGTTCGATGATGGGGGTGATGTCTTGCAGCACCCCGCCCAGATCGCGGCCACTCACCCCTCCAAAGACGTCGATGACTGGCATCACGTTGTAGTGAGAGAAGATGGGGGAACCGTTGGCGCGTTTAAGGGATGCGACATTGGCGAGGAGTTGAGCGCCTCCAGTGTCCGGCTGTCCGGCACTCACAGGAATCGCATTGAGCGCGGCGAGCGAATCCATCGGATGCTCTGGAACCCTCATATTCACGAGATATTGAATGCCGTTCTTCGGGTTAAGCCAGTAGTTGGGCTGCACCTGGCTGCTGCCGCTTAAGCTCAGGAGCACCGAGTTGGCTACGTCACGCTCGGAGAGGCCGATCTGGGATGCCTTGGTGCGGTCCACCGCAAAGTGGAGTTCGGGCAGATCGGTCGGTTGTT includes the following:
- a CDS encoding TolC family protein, translating into MIINKTRLTIILFASFMVCMILPQTNALAQDAKDIGGKKRVENRYPTLPKASDSPRDELDEKVQNVPLPEFVKESLLAPPASSVQAGKTLVPSVDSVAFDMGKSVQRSLDANPQMQSARALYAGSEQSRRQSLANFGPVGTVSYSYKRVDTQTYKTGSITDPSVQVINSMTGSNLSTTKATTPKIGHWQNSYQLQMEITQPLFTGFKLLSSYQKAELAKEQAEANVKYSELTLVKAVQQAFLALLQARSNVQSNMASVARLESQYKVAQAYYDVGLKPRLDVLQAESDLAQAEQDLLKAQNNVLVQTAQLNSLLNLPLNQQTNYVGELAYLPFPLSIEACLDTAYKQRPDLYMGVKSVQMAERDAKIATSPLYPQVQTQATYTKQGNTPNLSLKDMSGATTPDTTTIGVSATLQAWDWGSTFFGIQVARDNVKKLQADLAKLRLDVGYQVKTFYLNIQDAAKRISVARTALEASMEGYRMAVARYQAQVGTSTDVLDAQARVSSAEFNLTQALTDYQSALADIYVAMGMKDLNLMPL
- a CDS encoding SpoIIE family protein phosphatase gives rise to the protein MSIRFKLLVLLLALSLLPLGILRTLRGGALEQLGVEMGNLTREALLENAKNQLLTTVEDQARLLDQGARLLTLALASQADRAAQFIENGGRPDATDSVSLTVSEAVHELTSWQVTALEDGRMQVYPEGYPLPPQFDPRHAKWYRDALRSGKLVWTIPSVEPSTHQVTITVSMPLRDASGRTVGVTAIMAPFSRLLADSFRAQGLTPEIKAFLVSTDASEGTSQGLPLIAQYEATSAEVSPENTKFAWCCPSGQLRLSADDPQLGRAMLEDLRSRKSNYRQAFYEGRDALWAYAPTDQWGAALVIVAPVDHMMQTANLARQRLEERVAQQADTSLRFVLAAMAIIATMALWVAGRVTRPIRDLALATERIAQGDLETKVEPHGKDELASLGHAFNNMVPRLRDHARLIEAIALAEELQKNLLPESLPQFAGLEIAAQTKFCEEVGGDFYDVIKDAHGYPGCLSVLLGDVSGHGLDAALLMATARAFLRLRANQNGTPAEVVCEVNRFLTLDTDGTGRFMTLFYMEFDRAAGMISWVRAGHDPAMLFDPEQSTFTELIGPGIPLGVVRDYAFLQQDRCWLLPGQVLLIGSDGLWEARNSFGEMFGKDRTKDVIKSNAELSSQSILDALLASQSEFVGTDTSEDDITLIVIKATQVKNAKNFCWLYP
- a CDS encoding efflux RND transporter periplasmic adaptor subunit: MHTNLNDSSVSAKSFGPKKMSETSSRKFSLLPTVLVLLLLVLGAVAGLLVRSQQKTALATTTQILSVPSVAVVSPKPSPAASGMPLPAEIKAWVETPIFSRLNGYLKHRYVDIGDNVVAGQLLAEIDTPELRQEYARAQGQLVQAQAALGTAKQYSDRWALLVKSGSVSVQENADKQADFNLKAAAVESARAEVRRLEELLSFNRLTAPFAGTITARNIDSGDLIVAAGGKELFHLAQTRKLRVFVQAPQGMALGFRTGQDAEITVQERPGRVFPAKVVRTAGVMASDSRTLLVELEVDNPKQEILAGSYAQARFTETKAEAALTLPGNTVLFGAEGPRVCVVKEDGQVEVRPVKLGRDFGQMIEVITGVELKDRIIVNPSESFENGSTVSVSVPSTDPKKQ